GAATTTTGCTAGGATTTGAGATCTCTTACCTTACCAAGAACCAAGGAGGCAAGAACAAGCCTTCTCTTCAGTTAATTTGATCCTATAACACAAAAGAGCTCAAAATTTCAACATTTTTgtccaaaattttcaaaactaaGGACTGggaattcaaagaaaaaaacgtggcttaccttaAGAATGATTGTGTaggttttgtagagctcgacgcaGCAGTCACGTGGCCACAAACAGTGCGTCGATCGAAGCTCCGcatcaaaagttatgatcaatggaaGTTGGAAGTGAATAGGAGCAATGGTTTCATGTTTCTCCCCctttccctttttaatttcagcgtGTGTGTTTGTTTTGGAGAGGGAGAGAGCAGATCTCTCTCATTAAATGAGGGCTTGACTGGACCCTTGGGCCCAAAATAGGTCCGGTTGGTctggtttggcccgttcggtctaATCTTGgactgatttttttaaaattggtgtcaaaattctcgttttaatttcctctatcatattaaaccataaaattcaaatttctcatttcctagaatatattttaatttaaaagttaaTTTGTCATTAATTAACTAGATTTTACACAGTGGCCAATTTAGCGACAAAAAAAGTGGTCACCATTAGCGACCGATTTTATTAGCGACCGATTTAGCGACCAATATCGTTCGGTACTAGTTTGGTAGCATTGGTTGAAAATTGGTTGCTAACGGTTAGTGACCAAAGTTGGTCACTATTCTTAAATTAGCGACCAAGGGTTTAGCGACCACCAGAATCAGTCGCTAAATCGGTTGCTATTCCAGTAATTTCTTGTAGTGATCAAACAAAAAAGCAACCaacaaaaaaatactaatagatcataccaaaaggataaaaaaaaacacaaaacagaTAATGTGCAATCATGCAGCATTATAATATTGAGCATGTGTCTTCCCTAACCTTATCCTCAACACTAAATGCCTGCTCCATTGGTAGGTAAAGAATTTCACTTCCTCCTCCACTTTCTTCATATTTATATTATGGTTATTAAACACTATCTAATTTTTGTGCTTTTAGACACACCAGACTAcgttgaaaaaaatattaaccaATTCTCCCTAGTATTCTTTCCAGTCCTTATACCTACCTAAGACTTAAACTCTATCTTTGGAGAGTTAGGCCACACCCATCTCAAATTACAAGAACTCAAGACCAAGTCCTATAACCTCTAAACGATTTTACATGTGAAAAACAAGTGCTAAATAGTCTTTGGTGTTTTTTGATGCAAAACACAAAATGCCTTAGATTTTAGTATTATATTACATCTATATAGTCTATCTCTTCTGTGTATTTCATAGAAACCAAAAAGTAAAAAGATGTATTTTGATTCTTGATTTCTTATTGAAAAGACGCGTGTTTTTTAACGGAAATAAAAAATGTGTTCAAtcaatcatataattttttaaaaataacatactttaaatatgaaattattgtagaaaaaattgtataattaaaagtaaaatattaaaaCCATATTATAAAAGCACTTGTATGTAAACATgtgaaaaatagaattaaaattagtgtATCCAAAgatattaagaattttgaattaaaaagaatgaaaaatctGATGAAGGGACTAATTTGATATACAACattcaatttcaagaactaaAATGAATCACTTAATACAAAATTAAGGATTAATTTGGTGCATCTACAATGATGATAGTAGTGGATGACATGTAGCACAAGCTGATACATGGCCAAATAGTATTGTGACACATGGCACATCTGTCCATGATAGCATGCCACATGTCACTGATCGACCCATCATTGTATCATTATCCGTGACCAAACCATGAAGTAACACGTATTACTAATGGTCCACTTAATCAAGTCACATCAGCATGTGGTTAATGAAAAATGAGTCAGAGACCAATGAAGTGTACTtttgtcaatctcaagaatgtAATTGCTAcaattgaaatttttgaaatgaTTTTGGTACACGAGACCAATCTCAGATACCACTTTAGAGCATAACTCGTTATTTACAAATTACATAACTATATCTGGTATTAAtaaagttattttattaaaattttgatacGTTTTTTTCCCTTTACTATTCTACATATAGTTTTCAATTTAGTTCATGATTCCATGTATATCTTCATGGGCTTGATTGCAGTACAATAACTCTAATTAGGCAAATTTCGATCAACTAGATAAACAATAACatttctaaaaattaaataaataagttggACAAAGACTTGATGTCTTGATTGATCTAAAAACAGTTTTATGGTTGTTCCATTGACTAGGACCGACATGGAAGCCATAGTCATGGATGTCTACATTCATGATCTCCATAGTGTCCCAAATCTCATTGCTTTAAATAGATCTATGAAAGTGTAATTTGACCAACCATAAAgaagtattattttttttttacaatacaCCTCCTTAGATACTATTAAGGTACCATCCAatatctttcttcttcctttcccCCACAAAAGCCATCTGTTCCTCTTAGCAAGAATCTTAGATATTACTTTATATATACAGTCTGCCATACTTATCGGTCTGTAGTCCTTTATGTCATTCTCTCCCCCGTTTTTATGGACTAAAACAACCTATGTCAGATTTGTCTTTCTTAGTAATGTTCTTTTATCGAAGAACTCCTCCACCATAGCGCAAAAGTCATTTCCTATCACCTCCCATAAGCTTCTAATGCTTTTAAAGTTAAATCCGTCAAGGTCTGGTGCTCTTGTTGGCTCGCACTCCCTTACTATAACTTTGATATCTTCTTTTTCTAGTTTCTTCTCCTGCCATCTTGcatttttcttcttaattttaCCCACCAAGAATTTTTCAAATCCAATTTTCTAATGATTTTCCTCTGAATAAAGTCTAGAGAAGTAACTCCTTCTTTCTCTCATCACCCTCTCTCGTCCCTCTATGATTCttccatcaatatatattattaatcaAGTTATCTCTCCTTTTTATCTTAATGATGGTATGAAaatatcttgtgttttgattcatCTACGATGTCTACCTTGACTTAGCCAATTGTCTCTAATATTTCTCTTTCCTAACATACTATTTTTCTAGCATAATCTTCATAGTCCTACTCCTCACCAGTAGACATTCATCTACCTCTTCCGTCTTTATCTTTTCATCCATCTTTTATACGTCTGACTCTAATTTCTGTAACTAATTTTCAATGCAACCAAAATTTCTTTATTCCATATCTTGAAATTTTTTCATACTCCCAACTTGTCTAAAATATTTAATCCCTCCTTTTTCATAACCTCTTTGAAGCTAGCATGTGTTATCCAAGCATCTAATGTCCTAAATAGTTTTGGATCCCAATCCATTCTTCATAAATCTATCATTAATGTACAGTGATCCAATAGAATTCTTGTAATACATTTTATCAGCAAAAAATCAAACATTTCCAACCATTCTACATCAATGAACATCCTATTTATTTTGCTGCAACATCGTCTCTCATACTAGGTATATTTCTTGCCTTTCAGTTCTAAATCCATCAATTTTATAGCATTCACCCACTCTTTAACCTCTTTGCTATTTTTAACAAAGATTTGCATGCCACCCTATCCTCTAATTCTAAGATTTCATTGAAATCACCCCTATCAACATAAGAATCCGCCATCTACCGCTTAGCTCTATGAGTTTGGACCATACTATTTCTCTACTCTATCGTGTGCGTTATAGACCACCACTATATCCTaaacctaaatcctaaaacctaaaccgtgacatttttctatattttttgttttttatttttttcatgtaAACCCTTTTAGCATCGAACAATTTATTCACAATTCAATACAAGCATAAATCGTGATCCTCTGTAGCAATTTATGTACAAATTTTGAAATCTTTACCCCTTATAACGATTTATATAGAGTAAGTTCAGGAACAAAATGTAACCATTAACCAAATATTGTCATTGGGTAATTTTGAGCtccactttatttatttatgtaatttgcCCTTAGAAAAACATCCtcctctatatttttttttctttgtccTTCATCATCctccttttcatttttttcttcattttcaccTATCCTAAGTCACCGTTCTCTACCGCCGGAGCTACCCACACTGTAATTTCTTGTTCCATCTTTTCCATCAGCTCCCTCTTGGCTCTTTGCCTTCTCCCTTATCACACCATCGGGGACCCTCCTTACCTTTTCGGCAGAACCTCCTGCGCCTCCCCTCCTCTCCCTACTCGCGCCTTAGCTTTGTCCCATATCATaacttttgtgttttttcttgCCGCCGAAGACTTTTTGCACAGTGCCGCGATCATCCACGTTCATTGTCACCAAGCTGTTCACTATCACTACCATCACAGGTAAGTTAGTTCAGGTTCCTAATTTTCTGAGGTTAGGTTTCAAAGATTGTAAATTAGACTTCAATAATTTATGAAGTCAAACTCTCTTTGTTTCATTTTTCtatgttgttgttattattgaatttgaaaaagttatttattattatttttgttgttgttgttgttaaatttaaaagatttaaaatatgGTATTATTAGTGTAGGTGACTGATAATCATAAAAAAAGAGACAGTACTATAGTGATAGTGACAAAAGGATATTTGtataatctaaaaaattattatgtttaaaaaataattttaatattaaatataatgtTAATAAtcatttttcattaaaaaaaataaaaataattttgattttaattccaaattttaaaaataaaaagaatactTATCCCTCTGAATTGTTATGTATGATTGTGAATAAAATGGTTATGCAAGCTTCGCATATATAGCTAAGTTCCCATATAGAATATGTTCTTTCCTTATTTCCCATGGTTGAAGGATATTAATTATAACAAAAGTGATGAGGATAGCTAGTGATGGACAGCAAGACTCCTTATCTAAATCATATCAACTATGATTTTTGCATAGCATAAGGTAGCAGAGCAATAGAGGTACTTTTGCCATTTAATTCCTCAATGATTTGTTGCTTTCTTCTGATCTCCATGTGGTAAAAGGAAAATGCCATGGAGATCAGTCTAATGGAACACCTTGGTTTTCAACCCACTCACACTGCACATGCATATTTACGTACATTATATTGGACACAACAAAATGCTAGTTAGTGGATTCATTGAATTGGATGCATGCCAATAATTTTAACGTGTTCTCAATTTAATTGATCAACACGTAGGGTTGTTTTAATTATAGGATTTAATGTTTTATGTATTATAAATAAATGATCATATAAATAGAATGTCAATaataattactctgttggtatAGTTTTACCTGATTAAATATATGCGTAATTCTTTTTATATCGATCAATTTCATAGGACAATGATTCATAAATTATTCATTAtgatgaataataataaaattaatttctaaacaatatttttgtctttttaaaattaataaaaagttattttaatctttacaattaaatttaaacttttaatttataatttatacaaAATATGTAATTCCTTTTTGACAACAATAAAATAACCGTCAATTTTTTCGTCCATaaataatagatttttttttattattttatcgaTGCTAATATTACTGACATCTTTCCCATtagtattattaatttaattttatcaataGTCGAACTATCGATTAAATTAGATTGGATTTTTCCAACGATTTTGCCGTAAGTAAAATCAAAACATGTTGTAGTAtacaattaaataattttaatcctaaaatcatattttagtcttttaaaattaacaaaaaaatattattattatttttaaaattcaaattcaaattttatctgtaaacaaattaatcaaaaaatttattttagtcttCTTAAAATTAATCCTTAAAGagatattttagtattttagaAGTTAGTCCTTAATGggatattttagttttaaaattaattaaaaaatattttagtctttttctaaatcaaaattttaatttatattagaaTCAAACAAAACTAAtcttacaaaattatttttgtcttttaaaaattaactaaaagatctttttatatttttgcaaaatgaataaaagaaagcatAGTTTGGTGAGGAAATTAAAAAggatattttaattattttataaaattaattaaaaattgtaTTTTAGTCAATTATAATTGAtgacaaaaaaatttagatttaattactctattggtACTATAACTTTAGTAAATTTGCAATTAGGTctttatactttaattttttttcttttcaattgaaACTCTACCCTGTTTTCAATTTTGTAATTATGTCATTCttagtattaaaaaatattagagttaaCTGAATTTTTCTGCAAATTAAAGGTCTCCacaattaaaaatctaattagatCTTTTGACTACATATTTTTTGAAAgaaatattctgttaattttaatattttttatataaaaatgacctaattacaaaattaaaaataatgtaaaaacttaattgaaaaaaatataaaaacctaactacaaatttaataaaaatataatgaccagtagaataattaaatcaaaattttaatataaaatattatataatatatttttaaataatataattcactTATCACATTCTTATTCATCCACATTTTTGTTGTACCCAAAGGTGTTAATTTATCATAACTAATGAATTACACATGAATTTGATGTCTCACTGACTCGGAAGTCTCATAATCACAGCACATTTATTCATGTATGGAAGCTAATTAAGATGAAAgctaagaagaaaagaagtatAGATacatagttattattattaattagttgCATCCAACGTCAAAAGGTAGCAGCAGCCTTAACGAGGAAGCCAAAGAGAAGGAATGGAGTGGAGAAGAAAGGGCTATGGTCACTGTCCAATTCATAAACAGTGCAAGGTGGCCAACTCTTAATCATGGCTTCCTGTTGTTCTGCCTTAATCACATTGTCATGCCTTGTCCTTATGTACACGCGCGCCACCTTCTCCACTTCTTCCTCATTGTTATTGAATCTTGCACTTGTTAATGCTTGTACTGGCCCTGCCCTTAGCAGCATTTCAGCTAGGGTTGAATCCTGTAATTATCAATATTAATTAACATTCATTCATCATCAACCAAATTTAATGAATTCTTTTTTAACCTCATGAGGGCTCAATTGGTATATGATTTTGCGTTGATATTCTTTCTTCACCAAAGCACTTGTTGGAGGCTTATCTGCTCCCAATCCAAATCCTAGCTTGTATACATCATCACCAAATTCTGATAAATCTGGTGCCCCCTGCATTCATCACAAAACTTTCTATCAATCATGGTCAATAATACTTCCTACCTTTTTAAATAGTTGccaattttctttctttttttttttaacaagtaAATATCTATTTATTAAATCAATGTAACATTATTATATTTAGAGTAAGAAAAAGTCTAAGGGTCTGcaacttttgtattttgttgtCAACACTTAACTatcaaaagaaaagtgagtGATCTTCTATCATTGGATATAATCTCacatcattaaaaatattattaatggCCAATTGATGATTACAAAACACAAAAGTTCCTGGCCCTAGCACTTCTTTTAAAGTAATACTCGATAATTAATTTTTCTCAGCCAACatcagttaattttttaaaattattttatttatttatcttaaataCTAAAACCTAATTTATAAACTCTTAACTGctaaatcttaaattataaatgataagcctaaaccctaaagtTAAATAATACTggttaactaaaaattaattccTATCATTTTTCTTACATTTATCTCGCCCATatcttaaaattaatatatttgagagaatatataaaaatagtaaaacttatttttattactattgtaatttatttttttaaactcaCTTAACTATCAACTCAATTCCTTTAGTCTAATtcttttagtttaataattttataacatattttattttatatttttaaatattaataaataactaattactaaaaataataataattttgataGTTTTCTAATATTCTTCTATATGAAAAACTAGAAACAAATATTTATTTGAATACCAAAAGAGTATATCTTAATATTTTCCAAGACTCACATGCaacttataataataataataataataataataataataataataataacaactgCAGCTACTCTTCTGCTACTAGCACTACAACATAATGCTACTAAAAGTTATGGTTATTAATTAATCCTTTTGTGACTTTTCAATGATTTACTACTTCCGAAAGACAAACTGGGCGTGTGGAAGAGACAGGGTTGTCGGAAACACTAATTTTGTTTGAGAGgatagaagaaagcaaagattttTTACGATGCTATGTCTCCAAATAGCATAACATTGGCCATCAAAGGTTTTTACAATGATTAACACAAGGATTGCCATTTTATAGGTGGTTTAATTTGGTACACAGTTATTGATGATAAATTTAGTAACAGATTGAACTCGCTATAATGATTGTGAATAATGATTATTAGCTTTTGTTCGTACACATCTTTTGATAGATTGGCTTAGCGTAACATTAGAGTGTTCTCCATCATTTTGGAGAATAAAAGCAAATTTTATATGCTACAATAATAGGCCATATGCATCATGGGTCAAATTTCAAAATGCATAGCAGTTCTGTTGACCATATAAAATTGTAActtgtttaatttttaaagcCAGAAAAATAGGTCCGGTGAGAGATCTTAACCCATATCGACTAAATTTAAAATTCGAATATcatgtcaaaaaaaaaaaaacttgtctCCCAAAAAAAAGAATAGAAGGGAAGTCTAATTAGAATGTATTGagaatgtttttttttctttgattgaatatTTGTATTTGGATATGAAATAATTAAGTAGGCACTTAGAAGTGTGATAATACATAATGAATAATtcaaatttgatattttattaatataattaaattttgatacaagtataaaaaataattattttttcttatgtGACATTGTATAATTAGATACATGTATAAAATCATTTTATAAGGAcaacatatcaaaattaaattcttattaatataaaaaatcttttaaaaatattgttatatattttttgaaaaaatttttatatgttcATGTATCTCGTTAATTGAATTGTTATAGTTTTTCTTTTATCTATACAAACACATaagtttttaaaagaaaattgaaataatacttatataaaatcttttttcagTAATAATggattaaattattaaaatttaaaacgaACCTTGTAAAAGACGTAGAGAAAAGAAATCCCCCACAATAATTATTATACATTTTGTACCAAAAGAAAAGGCCATTTTGGTGCTAAAAAAACTGCCTTGTTGCTGAACAGCTGCaagtttgtttgtttgtatATGGCGAAATTCTCAAAGAAAAAACGTGAGAGTGAGAGTGGGTAGAAAAACATTTGTGATTTGTCAGAAAGAATCATCAATACCAAGTTGGCAACCAACCAACCcaattattttaagaaaaacacAGTATATCATATCAACATCATCTTTGCTGTAAAAATTCTTGAAGATTCTAAGCCAAATAATGGCtaaaaaattcaattatgaAAATGAGATGAgtgatatattttaaaattataatttttggtattttttaaaatgatagAAAATGTGTAAATCGATCCTCaaatttgtgtttaaaaaattaaaatttttttggagtaTTTGATTTGTGTACTCCAAAGAGGGTCTTATTTTTGCTTCTAACACTACAGcttctaaaatatttataaattccATAACTGTATCTTACACCATTCTCCTTTCCctgtttaaattaaaaaatgccAAATAATTCTCTTGCCAATTCGATGGCATATACTATTGTGTCATAGgtttgaaaaacaagaaaaagaaaaatgcatgAAAAGTGAAAATAAGTTCAATTGTTATGAAAAACAAACATTGTGGAAGCagaggaaagaaaaaaacaGAACAACACTCACTTGTTTAAGATCTTGGTCGGTTAAGAACCCAAACTTGAGCATAGTTGCTGCCACATACACTGCTAAACGGATCTTATTAGCAAATTTATGACATGCTTGAGTAACACTCAACCCTCCTGCACTGTGCCCCACTAGTATCACCTGTGAAGTAACAAATGTCGAAGAGATTTTGAATGAAAAGTTAGTTGAACTTTGAATAATAATCGAAAATGTATACTTTCACAAATCATTAAATAGTTCAGTCaaacatattaaactatttaaCAATTTACAATATTATCTTCACACAATAACGTCTTCACATACCTGTTCGTTGTCTGGCAAAGAAGACATGAAATCCATGAGAGGCTTATTGTAATCATCAAAGGAGAGAATGGAATCAACATCGGATTGATCAATTCCGGCACCTTTAAGGTCTAGGCATGAGACCTTGTAGCCGGAATTCTCCATAAGACACCGGATTTTGTACCAGCACCAACCTCCACCACCTATGCCATGGATAAGTACAAAGTGTTCTTGCTCTTTTGACCCTCTACCTTCCTCAATCCCTTCTTCTCCTCCCATCACACCCATGCCTCTATGACTTTTCACCCTTCTCTCTCAAATGCATTTTCCTcatctctctatatatatatgattatgaATAGGAAGTTGATGACGATGGAATAGCGTTAATAAGGGTATTGACTTGATGTTGCCCTCACCCTTTTGGAGCTTTCCTTTGATTAATTAATCATGAAATTGGAATATTCACGAATTtatggatatatatatatatatatatatatatatatatatatatatatatatatatatattaatcatATTAGGTAACCAATTGGTATTaatcaacaataattaattattaattagattgtaaataaattagaaaattattcaaaattaattaaaaataaacataaaaaatataacaaaaataaacatttaaaattaaataaaaataaatatctaaaattattattaaaaaatatttaaaatttaataaaaaaatccaaaacctaacaaaaataaacatataaaattattgtaGAAGAACTTTTGAAATCTAAAAAAAAAGTCTAAAATTTGAACACaataaaaattcttttaattataataaaaaaatgcatTATCATCCAAAatctaaaacaaaaaaatataaaaaataagaaaaaaaaacaaccaaaatttataaaaaaaacacatttaaaacctaaaaaaaaaagaaatattcaaaacttttaaaattatttaaaaatacatcGTAACCGGAGAGAGGCATAGAACTTTTCAACGTTTATGTTAGTATTTTCTTGCTTCTCGACTCTTGACTGTATATAGAGTCGATtccttgattttttttcttctattatatatattatatatgggtGGATGTTATAATATttagggtaaaaaaccataataAGCTAACTGGCTCAAGAAAttacgtaaatacgccaaagcgaaaatcgtttcagcaataagccagatcgtatttttatataattcgaaccaggttggttcgaactcTATTTGTTAGTAAATCGAACCAGGTTAGTTCGAATTAGGgttttttgtttgttagtaattcgaaccagcctggttcgaattaggaatgaaggtaattcgaaccaaggtggttcgaattatagagagagaatgtgtgcatgtaattcgaaccaggctggttcgaattacaccaaTCATAGTTCGAACCAGGCCGGTTCGAACTATGTGTGAGACTGACTGTATATATATGGTTCCAAACGTGAGTTACTCTCATTAGAGGGAGTAGgatggctagtgaggagagttttgTTGTTTTGGTGCACCACAGAGGATCTGTTAATAGAAAAACTCGTTCCGGAGTAAAGTTCACAGATAAGAATCCTCTATGTATTGTCATAACATCTACGACGAGTTACGACGACCTTGTTAGCGCTGTACTAATGAAGCTTGGTCTGGAGGGTGCGAAGCGGGTAAAGAAGTTTTTCTATCGCATTCCAGTCACGGTGCTACAGAATACGGTGAAGTATGATTGCTTCACGATTAATAATGATGCGGACTTGCAAGTAATGTTTCTCTGTCGGCGGCAGTTTCCGGAGGTGAGGACACCAGAGTTGTTGGCCTGGCTGGTTGATGTTGTATCCAGCTCCGGCGGTTCGAACAGGAATACGAACACTATAGCGAATGCAGCAGGTTCTAGTTCCCGGCCTGCCGTTGCTTCCTCGTCCGTCCCTGTGTACGAACCAGTGGTCCAACATGTCGCCTCCCCATCTTTCGCTGTTGACCTCAATGCCACCGAAGGCGACGAGGTAGTGGAAAGGGAAAATTTGCCGAACGCTTTAGTGGGAGTTGCACCTGTTGGCGTAGGAGACGGTTTTTTGGACGATGAAGACGAGGATGACGTCGAGCCGGATATGATTGACGATGATAGCGCTGATGATGTTGGAGCGACTGGGCCTGCATTGGAGGTAGGTGGTTCTAGCTCTGGCACACAGCAGTATCCACCACATTTTTCCTCGTTGGACTTGGACGCCATGAGACATGAGGGGGTTTTAGGGCACGCTGTTGGATTCGGAGCTAGAGATGCGGAAGGGACTACTGGTCTGACAGAGTTCCAGGTTGGTCAGCAATTCCAGGATAAAGATGAGGCCCTTTTAAGTGTGAAGACTTACAGCATCCGGCGAGGGGTACAGTACAAGGTGGTGGAGTCGGATCACCGCCGGTATGTGGGCAAGTGTTCCGAGTTTGGGAATGGGTGCACATGGTTGATTCGACTGAGTCTCCGGAAGCGCAAGGGCATTTGGGAGGTCAAACGGTACAATGGACCTCACACTTGCCTGGCCACATCCATCTCTAGTGACCACAGGAGTTTGGATTATCATGTGATTTCGGCTTTCATTATGCCAATGGTTAGGGCCGATGCATCCGTGAGCATCAAGGTGCTCCTGAACGCCACGGCAGCGCACTTTGGTTTTAGGCCGACTTACCGGAGGGTTTGGATGGCGAAGCAGAAATCTATTGCCCTCATATACGGTGACTGGGATGAGTCCTACAACGACCTGCCTAGGTGGGTCTTGGGTGTCCAGCTGACGATGCCTGGGAGTGTTGTGGTCCTGAAGACGAGCCCGGTTCGAGTTGGAGGACAGGTGGACGAATCTCAAGCGTACTTCCACAGACTTTTCTGGACTTTCCCACCCTGCATCGAGGCATTCCGTCATTGCAAGCCGCTAATCAGCATTGACGGCACACATTTGTATGGGAAGTATGGGGGAACGTTGCTCATCGCGATTGCACAGGATGGGAACTCCAACATTCTACCTGTGGCATTCGCACTAGTAGAGGGTGAGAATGCGGAATCCTGGACATTCTTTCTCTCACACCTTCGATAGCACGTGACCCCGCAG
This sequence is a window from Arachis stenosperma cultivar V10309 chromosome 10, arast.V10309.gnm1.PFL2, whole genome shotgun sequence. Protein-coding genes within it:
- the LOC130955821 gene encoding LOW QUALITY PROTEIN: methylesterase 17 (The sequence of the model RefSeq protein was modified relative to this genomic sequence to represent the inferred CDS: deleted 1 base in 1 codon); the protein is MGVMGGEEGIEEGRGSKEQEHFVLIHGIGGGGWCWYKIRCLMENSGYKVSCLDLKGAGIDQSDVDSILSFDDYNKPLMDFMSSLPDNEQVILVGHSAGGLSVTQACHKFANKIRLAVYVAATMLKFGFLTDQDLKQGAPDLSEFGDDVYKLGFGLGADKPPTSALVKKEYQRKIIYQLSPHEDSTLAEMLLRAGPVQALTSARFNNNEEEVEKVARVYIRTRHDNVIKAEQQEAMIKSWPPCTVYELDSDHSPFFSTPFLLFGFLVKAAATFDVGCN